A part of Setaria viridis chromosome 8, Setaria_viridis_v4.0, whole genome shotgun sequence genomic DNA contains:
- the LOC117866485 gene encoding putative disease resistance protein RGA3, producing MAALLDEFASKLVGILAGMVKEEVEMLLGVPGEVTKLETTLRDLSHILGDAERKRIRDKATEGWVRELKDVMYDADDVLDLCQLMDGGEEDPPAPTSAPKTTSRFWDIPKMFFCFRNPVVAHEIGTKIQAINQRLEDLAKRSSRFISITQAIHASADSINKASNSLSDETGSVFIRSDVVGEKIEDDTKKIVDLLIKKVDAPAGSRVNNDVVVAAAITGIGGIGKTTLAKMVFADSRVGENFEERIWLSVNREFDEINVLQSLIASFGAKHEGCAGNKDLLQRALNDTIRQKKKFLLVMDDVWNENVWYALLREPLSHGANASGSRVLVTTRNDGIAHGMKAQHLHRVDKLTTEDAWILLKNQACWDGQSGSGSSTSQRCLH from the exons ATGGCGGCGCTGCTGGACGAGTTCGCGTCCAAGCTTGTGGGCATCCTGGCAGGCATGGtgaaggaggaggtggagatgcTCCTCGGCGTGCCGGGCGAGGTCACCAAGCTCGAGACCACGCTCCGTGACCTGAGCCACATCTTGGGTGATGCGGAGAGGAAGCGCATCCGCGACAAGGCTACGGAGGGTTGGGTGAGGGAGCTCAAGGACGTCATGTacgacgccgacgacgtccTTGACCTCTGCCAGCTCATGGACGGCGGAGAAGAAGATCCTCCCGCACCAACATCTGCTCCGAAAACCACCTCAAGGTTCTGGGACATCCCCAAGATGTTCTTTTGCTTCCGCAACCCTGTTGTGGCACATGAGATCGGAACGAAGATCCAAGCGATCAACCAGCGACTGGAAGACCTGGCAAAGAGGAGCTCCCGTTTCATATCCATCACCCAAGCCATCCATGCCTCAGCTGATTCAATCAACAAAGCTTCCAATTCTTTGTCCGACGAAACTGGATCGGTTTTTATCCGGTCTGATGTTGTCGGCGAGAAGATTGAGGATGACACGAAGAAAATTGTTGATCTACTCATCAAGAAGGTGGATGCTCCTGCAGGATCAAGGGTCAATAATGATgtggttgttgctgctgctatcACAGGCATAGGTGGGATCGGCAAAACCACTCTGGCTAAGATGGTCTTCGCTGATAGTAGGGTGGGGGAAAACTTCGAGGAAAGGATCTGGTTGAGCGTTAACCGTGAGTTCGATGAGATCAATGTCCTACAAAGTCTTATAGCTTCTTTTGGTGCCAAACATGAAGGTTGTGCGGGAAACAAGGACCTACTTCAGCGTGCCCTGAATGATACGATCCGGCAAAAGAAGAAGTTTTTGTTGGTGATGGATGATGTGTGGAATGAAAATGTGTGGTATGCGCTGCTTAGAGAGCCGCTCAGTCATGGTGCTAATGCTTCTGGCAGTCGAGTTTTGGTGACCACAAGAAATGATGGAATTGCTCATGGGATGAAAGCTCAACATCTCCATCGAGTTGACAAGCTAACCACGGAAGATGCTTGGATTTTGCTAAAGAACCAG GCATGCTGGGATGGACAGAGTGGGAGTGGGAGCAGCACGTCCCAGCGATGCCTGCACTAG
- the LOC140223558 gene encoding putative disease resistance protein At3g14460, translated as LRYLRIDNASISTIPRDIGNLKFLQALELANCTNVSQLPTSILKLRKLRSLDLSDTAITSIPRGLGKLEDLVRVRGFPTHYSDEGTGGWCSLEELRPLSKLQSLEISCLEKAPSGSMAAKANLSSKHHLTILHLRFTSRLGDNGEVEGNISEEEHRRTEDVLDNLCPPPCMELLDIIGYFARGLPQWMRTMSAFGSLRWLALDDYACCTRLPNGLGQLPFLDYFVVDRAPSVQCVGHDFLFPSLGGQADGKVTRNNKRQPHHTSRGAGVAFPKLTKVGFVGMLGWTEWEWEQHVPAMPALEELTIRNCKLQRLPAGLAQHACRLRELDLRNIQLLVSVENFPSVVKLWSYDNPRLETISNNPSLQWIDITNCPALEELDGLPSLRSLEWWDWRAEALPEYLREAKLKKLRIDCRRSLLKLIALQDESSEWGKIQHVQQVKAYGHKIEGGAEEADQSHEDEDAEWYIYYTKEPYSFDAYLGKSTG; from the exons TTAAGATACTTGCGTATTGATAACGCAAGCATATCCACGATCCCACGAGATATAGGTAACCTAAAATTTCTTCAAGCCCTTGAACTTGCAAACTGTACAAATGTTTCTCAACTTCCTACCAGCATTTTGAAGCTACGGAAGCTAAGGTCACTCGACTTGAGCGACACGGCAATCACTTCAATTCCTCGTGGCTTGGGAAAACTAGAAGATTTGGTCAGAGTAAGGGGGTTTCCGACACATTATTCAGATGAGGGCACGGGTGGCTGGTGCAGCTTAGAAGAACTCAGACCTCTGTCGAAGCTCCAAAGCCTTGAAATAAGTTGTCTGGAGAAGGCACCTTCCGGTTCTATGGCTGCTAAAGCAAACCTTAGTAGTAAACATCACTTGACAATCTTACACTTGAGATTTACCAGCAGGCTAGGAGACAATGGAGAGGTGGAAGGCAACATTAGCGAGGAGGAACATAGGAGAACAGAGGACGTCCTGGATAATCTGTGTCCTCCACCTTGCATGGAACTACTTGATATCATTGGCTACTTTGCACGCGGGCTACCGCAGTGGATGAGAaccatgtcagcctttgggagCTTAAGGTGGTTAGCGCTAGATGACTACGCATGCTGCACGCGTCTACCTAATGGATTGGGGCAGCTCCCCTTTCTTGATTATTTTGTGGTTGACCGTGCTCCGTCTGTTCAGTGCGTTGGGCATGatttcctcttcccctccttgGGTGGTCAAGCCGATGGCAAAGTAACACGGAACAATAAGAGGCAGCCTCATCATACTTCGCGTGGTGCTGGTGTTGCATTTCCCAAGCTGACAAAAGTGGGTTTTGTAGGCATGCTGGGATGGACAGAGTGGGAGTGGGAGCAGCACGTCCCAGCGATGCCTGCACTAGAGGAGCTTACAATCAGAAACTGTAAACTGCAACGTCTTCCTGCAGGGCTTGCACAGCATGCATGCCGGTTGAGAGAGTTGGACCTAAGAAACATCCAGCTCCTGGTCTCCGTGGAGAACTTCCCTTCAGTAGTGAAGCTTTGGTCATATGACAACCCAAGGCTTGAAACGATCAGCAACAACCCAAGCTTGCAATGGATTGACATTACCAATTGCCCAGCACTAGAGGAATTGGACGGTTTGCCATCCCTTCGAAGCCTCGAGTGGTGGGATTGGCGTGCTGAAGCACTCCCAGAATACTTGCGAGAGGCAAAGCTAAAGAAATTGCGTATAGATTGCAGGCGAAGCTTGCTCAAACTGATAGCACTACAAGATGAATCCTCCGAATGGGGAAAGATCCAGCATGTCCAGCAAGTAAAGGCGTATGGACACAAGATAGAAGGAGGAGCAGAGGAAGCCGACCAATCGCACGAAGATGAAGATGCCGAGTGGTACATCTACTATACCAAGGAGCCGTATTCATTCGACGCATACCTGGGCAAGTCCACAG GATGA
- the LOC117833135 gene encoding putative disease resistance protein RGA3 isoform X1 gives MAALLDQFASKLVGILAGMVKEEVEMLLGVPGEVTKLETTLRDLSHILGDAERKRIRDKATEGWVRELKDVMYDADDVLDLCQLMEGGEDPPAPTSAPKTTSRFWDIPKMFFCFRNPVVAHEIGTKIQAINQRLEDLAKRSSHLRSITQTIHSSADSINKALTEETGSVFIRSDVVGEKIEDDTKEIVDLLIKKVDAPAGSRVNNDVVVAAAITGIGGIGKTTLAKMVFADSRVEENFEERIWLSVNREFDEINVLQSLIASFGAKHEGCAGNKDLLQRALKDTIRQKKKFLLVMDDVWSENVWYALLREPLSHGASGSRVLVTTRNNGIAHGMKAQHLHRVDKLTTEDAWILLKNQCRSWDFGGK, from the exons ATGGCGGCGCTGCTGGACCAGTTCGCGTCCAAGCTTGTGGGCATCCTGGCAGGCATGGtgaaggaggaggtggagatgcTCCTCGGCGTGCCGGGCGAGGTCACCAAGCTCGAGACCACGCTCCGTGACCTGAGCCACATCTTGGGTGATGCGGAGAGGAAGCGCATCCGCGACAAGGCTACGGAGGGTTGGGTGAGGGAGCTCAAGGACGTCATGTACGACGCTGACGACGTCCTTGACCTCTGCCAGCTCATGGAGGGCGGAGAAGATCCTCCCGCACCAACATCTGCTCCGAAAACCACCTCAAGGTTCTGGGACATCCCCAAGATGTTCTTTTGCTTCCGCAACCCAGTTGTGGCACATGAGATTGGAACGAAGATCCAAGCAATCAACCAGCGACTGGAAGATCTGGCAAAGAGGAGCTCCCATCTCAGATCCATCACCCAAACCATCCATTCCTCAGCTGATTCAATCAACAAAGCGTTAACCGAAGAGACTGGATCGGTTTTTATCCGGTCTGATGTTGTCGGCGAGAAGATTGAGGATGACACGAAGGAAATTGTTGATCTACTTATCAAGAAGGTGGATGCTCCTGCAGGATCAAGGGTCAATAATGATgtggttgttgctgctgctatcACAGGCATAGGTGGGATAGGCAAAACCACTCTGGCTAAGATGGTCTTCGCTGATAGTAGGGTGGAGGAAAACTTCGAGGAAAGGATCTGGTTGAGCGTTAACCGTGAGTTCGATGAGATCAATGTCCTACAAAGTCTTATAGCTTCTTTTGGTGCCAAACATGAAGGTTGTGCGGGAAACAAGGACCTACTTCAGCGTGCCCTGAAGGATACGATCCGGCAAAAGAAGAAGTTTTTGTTGGTGATGGATGATGTGTGGAGCGAAAATGTGTGGTATGCGCTGCTTAGAGAGCCGCTCAGTCATGGTGCTTCTGGCAGTCGAGTCTTGGTCACCACAAGAAATAATGGAATTGCTCATGGGATGAAAGCTCAACATCTCCATCGAGTTGACAAGCTAACCACGGAAGATGCTTGGATTTTGCTAAAGAACCAG tgccgaagttgggattttggagggaagtaa
- the LOC117833135 gene encoding putative disease resistance protein RGA3 isoform X2, giving the protein MAALLDQFASKLVGILAGMVKEEVEMLLGVPGEVTKLETTLRDLSHILGDAERKRIRDKATEGWVRELKDVMYDADDVLDLCQLMEGGEDPPAPTSAPKTTSRFWDIPKMFFCFRNPVVAHEIGTKIQAINQRLEDLAKRSSHLRSITQTIHSSADSINKALTEETGSVFIRSDVVGEKIEDDTKEIVDLLIKKVDAPAGSRVNNDVVVAAAITGIGGIGKTTLAKMVFADSRVEENFEERIWLSVNREFDEINVLQSLIASFGAKHEGCAGNKDLLQRALKDTIRQKKKFLLVMDDVWSENVWYALLREPLSHGASGSRVLVTTRNNGIAHGMKAQHLHRVDKLTTEDAWILLKNQECEL; this is encoded by the exons ATGGCGGCGCTGCTGGACCAGTTCGCGTCCAAGCTTGTGGGCATCCTGGCAGGCATGGtgaaggaggaggtggagatgcTCCTCGGCGTGCCGGGCGAGGTCACCAAGCTCGAGACCACGCTCCGTGACCTGAGCCACATCTTGGGTGATGCGGAGAGGAAGCGCATCCGCGACAAGGCTACGGAGGGTTGGGTGAGGGAGCTCAAGGACGTCATGTACGACGCTGACGACGTCCTTGACCTCTGCCAGCTCATGGAGGGCGGAGAAGATCCTCCCGCACCAACATCTGCTCCGAAAACCACCTCAAGGTTCTGGGACATCCCCAAGATGTTCTTTTGCTTCCGCAACCCAGTTGTGGCACATGAGATTGGAACGAAGATCCAAGCAATCAACCAGCGACTGGAAGATCTGGCAAAGAGGAGCTCCCATCTCAGATCCATCACCCAAACCATCCATTCCTCAGCTGATTCAATCAACAAAGCGTTAACCGAAGAGACTGGATCGGTTTTTATCCGGTCTGATGTTGTCGGCGAGAAGATTGAGGATGACACGAAGGAAATTGTTGATCTACTTATCAAGAAGGTGGATGCTCCTGCAGGATCAAGGGTCAATAATGATgtggttgttgctgctgctatcACAGGCATAGGTGGGATAGGCAAAACCACTCTGGCTAAGATGGTCTTCGCTGATAGTAGGGTGGAGGAAAACTTCGAGGAAAGGATCTGGTTGAGCGTTAACCGTGAGTTCGATGAGATCAATGTCCTACAAAGTCTTATAGCTTCTTTTGGTGCCAAACATGAAGGTTGTGCGGGAAACAAGGACCTACTTCAGCGTGCCCTGAAGGATACGATCCGGCAAAAGAAGAAGTTTTTGTTGGTGATGGATGATGTGTGGAGCGAAAATGTGTGGTATGCGCTGCTTAGAGAGCCGCTCAGTCATGGTGCTTCTGGCAGTCGAGTCTTGGTCACCACAAGAAATAATGGAATTGCTCATGGGATGAAAGCTCAACATCTCCATCGAGTTGACAAGCTAACCACGGAAGATGCTTGGATTTTGCTAAAGAACCAG GAATGCGAGCTATAG